CGTCGGCGCGCCAGAGGGCGAGATAGACTGTCTGAACGAGGTTGGGTCCATGATGAACCCCCCCATCATTGGCTTTTGGATCGACATATCTCAGGACGAGGGCATGGATGGCGGATGGTACTTTCCGTCTAGTTTTTTCTTGGAACAGGCTCTCGACGCCGCCGATCCCTGCGAATCGACCCACAAAATACTAGAGTGGGCGGAGTCCCAAGGCATCACCAACTGCGTCCTAGTGGGACGAGACATGGGCGCCGCGCCTCCCCGCCAAACACAGATTCACGTTCAACTGTCCAAAGATACCATGCGGGAAAACTTAGACATCGCGCTGTCCGCGTCCAGAGCCTTCGGGTTTCCTGACTTCGACACCCCCATTCTAGACTTCATCCTGTCGTCCAACAACGAAAAGGGCATCAAATTGTCTCTTGTCTCTTGTCGCGACGGCTTCGTGAAAATTGGCATTATTGTACCAATATCACCCTCTTCCGTCGATGCACTATGTTCTTTAGCCGGCGTGGATTCGAGCGCTCATATTTTAAAGTTTTCGAGTGTACTGGGTCACCCAGCTCCAAACAGCGTCGAGTTTCAATTCCTGAACCAGGGGTTCGGCTACGGTGTTTACAAAGAGGGTGTCGATATCAACTTCTACTTCGCTGTCGGAGGAAAAAATGGCTCTGTctcataaaaagagagagagaaagtgagcccCCCTTCTGGGTGCAAAGTTCTCCCATCTCTTATTTCTTTTTCGGCCTGCTAACAGACCCTGTATTTGTTTCCACTGTCGCTAATTTGTAAATTCTTTTGGAAGAGTACTTCGTACTTTTACTTCAGTCATATATTCTCTATGTACACCTAGAGTGTTGCAGCTGAGACTGCGCCTCCCCCTTGTCGCACACAAGTTCGATTTTGTTCGAAAAGAGAACGGGGAAGAAGGTCGACGAAGGAAACTTTCTTCCTTCTCGCGCGTTTGTCCGAAAGCTCTCGCGCGCGCATTGCCTCTCTCACGTCGGCAACGAGCACATGAGCTCTCTCGCTTTATCGATTGGCAGTCCACACATGAATGGCGTTTCGTATGGCCAGTATTCGACTTCGGCGTGGTAAAACAAAACACCTCTCAGAGGGCACCCGACGTCCGCATTTATCGCCTCGGAGACTCCTTTTCGGTTGCACCTGAAACTGGGTAGGTTGGCGAACCTTCTTCCGCACGCCCGCGTTTCTAGAGTTTCCCCCAGTTCTTCCAACTTCGAGTCACGTAGCCAGAATCGACTTTCTGTGctgcaattgtaaaaaaaaattccattccagACCATCATGTCGAGCACGTAATAGTACACGGTCGGTTCTTCATACTCCGCAGAATCGCGCGCTGCATTGCACTGAATGCAGTCTAAGAGACAAAAGTATCTGCTAGGATTATCCATGCAAGGCGAGCCATTTGGCAATGAACTTTCGAATGACTCTAACAATTCCCCGTTGATGTCCCTTGCTTCCGTTATTCCGCACCTCGAAACGATCGTGCACCTCCTGCCAATGGGTAATGGGACGCATATCCAGTTCTCTGCGAAATCGACAGGAATTTCGCTCAAATATTCAGGCAACATCAATGCGTTTCGGTACAACTTTTGAGCAGATACTTCTTGTAATTTCAACAAATCTATTCCAGTACCATCTTCGCCACGGACACCCATATCTATACGCATCTCAATATCCATTCCTTCTGCCGTTCCCGCAGAAGGTTGGCCATCTGAACCGCCACCCTGCACGAGTTGACGAGCCCGGTCTAAAATTGCAGCCCGCGTTGCTTTTTGGCGCCGGTCCGCCTCTGCACGGCGCTTTTTTTGACCGGAAATGACCGGGAATGAGCAAAAAATCGCTCTGGCATGGGGCGCGGCAGACGACGAAAAAGTCTGCTCGGAAGAATCTTTACATGGAAACATGAACAGCGAAATTTTAACCGAAGTACAAAAACG
The sequence above is a segment of the Schistocerca gregaria isolate iqSchGreg1 unplaced genomic scaffold, iqSchGreg1.2 ptg000599l, whole genome shotgun sequence genome. Coding sequences within it:
- the LOC126316707 gene encoding snurportin-1-like, encoding MDIEMRIDMGVRGEDGTGIDLLKLQEVSAQKLYRNALMLPEYLSEIPVDFAENWICVPLPIGRRCTIVSRCGITEARDINGELLESFESSLPNGSPCMDNPSRYFCLLDCIQCNAARDSAEYEEPTVYYYVLDMMVWNGIFFYNCSTESRFWLRDSKLEELGETLETRACGRRFANLPSFRCNRKGVSEAINADVGCPLRGVLFYHAEVEYWPYETPFMCGLPIDKARELMCSLPT